A stretch of the Pirellulales bacterium genome encodes the following:
- a CDS encoding WD40 repeat domain-containing protein: NVVQMWDANSHHVIAQWKGHAAKIEAVRLSGDKEHLATVDESGELKVWNLNAPQGDRVVASLPTAVRGLISSGATGRLAAAVDHGYGTTSHGIVNPSEEKDVVLFSEDMSRQDSSINGLLLSIAASPSGRRFAVLFPLKDLRVVIGDFATGAVERELSVPDDRTSRKGTHGKGPLSDVRSIAFRGEEELYLIANDALYRWDLNGGDPVPIANVPVGDPWQTNLDVVHVPAGALMRIAFSHDGRLAATGDSSGLVTIYDVATWSQQQVFSAHTRGITGLAFSGDDQRLAVASGKYYRYSHVDGDGTPGAVGIWETRSWRQVLKLVTGAACEFPAVAFSADDRELIAAVNYLEGPDERRYRGEIVSWGPTSRPASAVSVAGTPTARPAAATETTAIRPAADPVEPKSPSPKRQASKGSLAGTELFQAGRGMVMMNGGGSGYTGLAVHPGGDLVAGVDVQAGLAIWNARTRKVINAEVLTPGGSLWRCRFSGDGQYLTCREYLQGSFHIRSTETLEDIPVPHDKLEHVLAATVDSKSKVVTSICEHQQVKLRVGNEQFTFPELDRKSAFFAEFSSNGELVAIVTRSKMAELYVISVDKRAVLFSARLGGSCKRVGFSSDSKIVYAVVANSSQEAPGNEYILESFDTDSGMPLPAVVQLDYPVAVAPDMSCLLESVSGELFARDLVTGERGKTSLAASVHDAVMFPDGKHFALADGRNAVHIHSIDQPAPDSRGLLFRARGYPHLVSSPDNRMLGCLDNTNELTVFDLASKSLRRIAFDQQLVGNPGNVFSFSNDGRRFVFTGPGRGAVAINLEDGQEVPPAQKFAEIKPPEDLSKQAPAAGRKSKSRATKAKPRPPEFVAGWWGQGDAKYLLRDGLKPADKKEFLFNGQESLSLDTENRIVRAEFGPGGSRLATTANVSITDANDKKKNDTLLEIWNADDGSRIASAQLGARHPSSLSVSSDDSSVYVLTSEMQTRSPPTLKFEFVAIESDSGREIHRRTIEHARWAVVAGNGSRIAHDLPDNQVAVIDLESGAEVKRFEVMGGKMMGTPIISQKGDALFWSANDYTVRTASLDP; this comes from the coding sequence TAATGTCGTGCAGATGTGGGATGCGAATAGCCATCACGTCATCGCGCAATGGAAAGGGCACGCCGCCAAGATCGAAGCGGTGCGGTTGTCGGGCGATAAAGAGCACTTGGCCACGGTCGACGAGTCGGGCGAATTGAAGGTCTGGAATCTGAACGCGCCGCAGGGGGATCGCGTTGTAGCGTCACTGCCGACTGCGGTCCGCGGCCTGATTTCGTCGGGTGCTACAGGCCGCCTGGCGGCCGCGGTAGACCATGGCTACGGCACGACCTCTCACGGAATCGTTAACCCGTCGGAAGAAAAGGACGTTGTTCTTTTCTCTGAAGACATGTCCCGGCAGGATTCATCGATCAACGGATTGCTCCTAAGCATCGCCGCCTCGCCGTCCGGCCGGCGTTTCGCCGTACTGTTTCCTCTAAAAGACCTTCGAGTTGTCATTGGCGATTTTGCGACAGGCGCCGTCGAGCGTGAGTTGAGCGTTCCGGACGATCGGACATCCAGGAAAGGGACCCATGGAAAAGGGCCATTAAGTGACGTGCGTAGTATCGCGTTCCGTGGCGAAGAGGAACTGTATCTGATCGCGAACGACGCGCTGTATCGTTGGGATTTAAACGGCGGTGATCCGGTGCCGATTGCGAATGTGCCCGTGGGGGATCCTTGGCAGACAAACCTGGACGTCGTACACGTGCCGGCCGGCGCGCTGATGCGGATAGCCTTCAGCCACGACGGCCGGCTGGCGGCAACGGGCGACTCCTCGGGACTGGTGACGATTTACGATGTGGCGACATGGTCGCAGCAGCAGGTTTTTTCCGCCCATACGCGCGGCATCACCGGCCTGGCGTTTTCTGGCGACGACCAGCGTCTGGCCGTCGCTAGCGGTAAGTACTACCGTTACTCGCATGTCGATGGCGATGGCACGCCTGGGGCGGTGGGGATTTGGGAAACGCGCTCATGGCGCCAGGTATTGAAATTGGTGACAGGTGCGGCCTGCGAGTTTCCCGCCGTGGCCTTTAGTGCCGACGATCGCGAGTTGATCGCGGCCGTCAACTATTTAGAGGGCCCTGACGAACGGCGCTATCGAGGAGAGATCGTTTCCTGGGGGCCCACTTCGCGACCGGCCAGCGCGGTCAGCGTGGCGGGCACTCCCACGGCGCGGCCAGCGGCAGCAACTGAGACCACGGCGATCAGGCCGGCGGCCGATCCCGTGGAACCAAAGTCTCCATCGCCAAAGCGCCAGGCATCCAAAGGGTCGCTGGCCGGAACGGAATTGTTTCAGGCAGGCCGGGGCATGGTAATGATGAACGGCGGCGGTTCTGGCTACACGGGCCTGGCCGTGCATCCCGGTGGTGATTTGGTGGCAGGCGTCGACGTGCAAGCCGGCCTGGCCATTTGGAACGCGCGCACGCGCAAGGTCATAAACGCAGAAGTCCTAACTCCGGGCGGATCGCTTTGGCGATGCCGGTTCTCGGGGGACGGCCAGTATCTAACTTGCCGCGAGTATCTTCAGGGAAGTTTTCACATTCGATCGACCGAGACGCTGGAAGATATTCCGGTACCTCACGACAAGCTTGAACACGTGCTGGCCGCCACGGTTGATTCGAAGTCGAAAGTCGTGACGTCCATCTGTGAACATCAACAGGTCAAACTGCGCGTCGGTAACGAGCAGTTCACTTTCCCAGAACTCGATCGCAAGTCGGCATTCTTCGCCGAATTCAGTTCGAACGGCGAGCTGGTCGCCATTGTTACCCGCAGCAAAATGGCGGAGCTGTACGTCATCTCGGTCGATAAGCGTGCCGTGCTTTTCTCGGCACGCTTAGGAGGTTCTTGCAAACGCGTGGGCTTTTCGAGTGACAGCAAGATTGTGTACGCCGTGGTTGCCAATTCGTCCCAGGAAGCGCCGGGGAACGAGTATATTCTCGAGTCCTTTGATACGGATTCCGGCATGCCGCTGCCGGCCGTCGTCCAGCTTGATTACCCCGTGGCGGTAGCGCCCGATATGAGTTGTCTGCTGGAGTCTGTTAGTGGCGAGCTATTTGCCCGCGATTTGGTTACTGGCGAACGGGGCAAAACGTCTCTCGCGGCCAGTGTGCACGACGCCGTGATGTTTCCTGACGGAAAGCACTTCGCCCTCGCCGATGGCCGGAACGCAGTTCACATTCACAGCATCGATCAACCCGCGCCTGATTCACGCGGATTATTGTTTCGTGCCCGCGGTTATCCACACCTGGTTTCATCCCCTGACAACCGGATGCTGGGTTGTCTCGATAACACGAACGAGTTGACGGTTTTTGATCTGGCATCCAAGTCGCTGCGACGAATCGCGTTCGATCAGCAACTCGTGGGCAATCCAGGGAACGTATTCTCTTTTTCCAATGACGGACGACGATTTGTCTTTACAGGCCCCGGCCGTGGCGCCGTTGCGATCAATCTCGAGGACGGCCAAGAGGTGCCGCCAGCGCAGAAATTTGCCGAGATCAAACCGCCTGAGGATCTCTCCAAGCAGGCGCCGGCGGCCGGTCGCAAATCCAAGTCTCGTGCCACCAAGGCCAAGCCACGGCCGCCCGAATTCGTGGCGGGCTGGTGGGGACAGGGGGACGCGAAGTATTTGCTTCGCGACGGGCTAAAGCCAGCCGACAAGAAAGAGTTTTTGTTCAACGGCCAGGAATCCCTGTCGCTCGACACGGAGAACCGAATCGTACGCGCGGAATTCGGGCCGGGCGGCTCACGGTTAGCGACGACGGCCAACGTCAGCATCACGGATGCTAACGACAAGAAAAAAAATGACACGCTGCTCGAGATCTGGAACGCGGACGATGGCTCGCGAATTGCGTCAGCGCAACTCGGAGCCCGGCATCCGTCTAGTCTCTCGGTGTCATCAGATGACAGCTCTGTGTACGTGCTGACCTCGGAAATGCAAACCAGATCCCCTCCCACCTTGAAGTTCGAGTTCGTTGCGATCGAAAGTGATAGCGGACGCGAGATACATCGGCGGACGATCGAGCACGCCCGTTGGGCGGTGGTGGCCGGCAACGGTAGCCGGATCGCGCACGACCTGCCCGACAACCAGGTCGCGGTCATCGACCTGGAATCGGGCGCGGAAGTGAAACGATTCGAGGTGAT